A single window of Nicotiana tomentosiformis chromosome 1, ASM39032v3, whole genome shotgun sequence DNA harbors:
- the LOC104117126 gene encoding uncharacterized protein isoform X1 has protein sequence MATLHCHCFRMLPSSPPDRINLPLHQFSLPKYHGAQGRKKLLRFRCRSSSDNNDEYLLDAPVSVGDGFSFSGGKYSDEPSPADEWFKKGKFVKAHPVSGTGEKAKDPLFGLTMGGGSQASTDLFRWFCVESGSTDNSTIVLVHGLPSQAYSYRKILPILEKNYHAIAFDWLGFGFSDKPQPRYGFDYTLDEYVASLESILNALTDKKVTLVVQGYFSPIAIKYASNHQEKLNGLILLNPPLTMQHADLPSTLSVLSNFLLGEIFCQDPLRASDKTMLSCGPYQIKEDVAMVYRRPYLTSGSAGFALNAISKAMKKQLKGYVEDSRAILMDNNWTVQTTVCWGQRDRWLSFDGVEDFCKESKHRLVELPMSGHHVQEDSGEELGQLIAGIVGKRSSIL, from the exons ATGGCTACTCTTCACTGTCACTGCTTCCGCATGCTCCCCTCTTCTCCCCCTGATAGGATCAATCTGCCACTTCACCAATTCTCTCTTCCAAAATACCATGGAGCTCAGGGAAGGAAGAAACTTTTGCGATTCCGTTGCCGATCGAGCAGCGATAACAACGAC GAGTATTTGCTGGATGCTCCTGTTTCAGTTGGGGACGGATTTTCTTTTAGCGGAG GAAAATATTCAGACGAGCCGAGCCCCGCTGATGAATGGTTCAAGAAAGGAAAATTT GTGAAAGCTCATCCTGTATCTGGGACTGGGGAGAAGGCAAAAGATCCTCTTTTTGGACTTACAATGGGTGGGGGTTCACAGGCCTCAACTGATCTTTTCAG ATGGTTTTGTGTAGAGAGCGGAAGCACTGACAATTCTACCATTGTATTAGTCCACGGATTACCCTCACAG GCATACTCTTACCGCAAAATTCTTCCCATTcttgagaagaactatcatgctATAGCATTTGATTGGCTGG GATTTGGATTCTCAGATAAGCCCCAACCAAGATACGGATTTGACTACACATTGGATG AGTATGTGGCATCCTTGGAATCTATTCTCAATGCTCTTACTGACAAAAAGGTTACTCTTGTAGTACAg GGATACTTTTCACCAATTGCGATCAAATATGCTAGCAATCACCAGGAAAAGCTAAACGGTCTTATACTTCTCAATCCACCA CTGACAATGCAACATGCCGATCTACCATCAACCTTATCAGTCCTGAGCAACTTTTTGTTGGGCGAAATATTTTGTCAG GACCCTCTTAGAGCTAGTGATAAAACAATGCTGAGTTGTGGTCCTTACCAAATAAAAGAAGATGTGGCGATGGTTTACAGAAGACCTTATCTCACATCTGGTTCTGCAGGATTTGCATTAAATGCAATAAGCAAGGCAATGAAGAAGCAACTTAAG GGCTATGTTGAGGACTCAAGAGCAATACTTATGGACAATAACTGGACAGTCCAAACAACAGTTTGCTGGGGACAAAGAGACCGCTGGTTAAGCTTTGATGGTGTAGAAGATTTCTGCAAAGAGTCAAAGCATCGGTTGGTTGAACTTCCTATG TCAGGACATCACGTTCAGGAGGACAGTGGTGAAGAATTAGGTCAACTCATTGCTGGAATTGTTGGAAAAAGAAGCAGCATTTTGTGA
- the LOC104117126 gene encoding uncharacterized protein isoform X2, producing MATLHCHCFRMLPSSPPDRINLPLHQFSLPKYHGAQGRKKLLRFRCRSSSDNNDVKAHPVSGTGEKAKDPLFGLTMGGGSQASTDLFRWFCVESGSTDNSTIVLVHGLPSQAYSYRKILPILEKNYHAIAFDWLGFGFSDKPQPRYGFDYTLDEYVASLESILNALTDKKVTLVVQGYFSPIAIKYASNHQEKLNGLILLNPPLTMQHADLPSTLSVLSNFLLGEIFCQDPLRASDKTMLSCGPYQIKEDVAMVYRRPYLTSGSAGFALNAISKAMKKQLKGYVEDSRAILMDNNWTVQTTVCWGQRDRWLSFDGVEDFCKESKHRLVELPMSGHHVQEDSGEELGQLIAGIVGKRSSIL from the exons ATGGCTACTCTTCACTGTCACTGCTTCCGCATGCTCCCCTCTTCTCCCCCTGATAGGATCAATCTGCCACTTCACCAATTCTCTCTTCCAAAATACCATGGAGCTCAGGGAAGGAAGAAACTTTTGCGATTCCGTTGCCGATCGAGCAGCGATAACAACGAC GTGAAAGCTCATCCTGTATCTGGGACTGGGGAGAAGGCAAAAGATCCTCTTTTTGGACTTACAATGGGTGGGGGTTCACAGGCCTCAACTGATCTTTTCAG ATGGTTTTGTGTAGAGAGCGGAAGCACTGACAATTCTACCATTGTATTAGTCCACGGATTACCCTCACAG GCATACTCTTACCGCAAAATTCTTCCCATTcttgagaagaactatcatgctATAGCATTTGATTGGCTGG GATTTGGATTCTCAGATAAGCCCCAACCAAGATACGGATTTGACTACACATTGGATG AGTATGTGGCATCCTTGGAATCTATTCTCAATGCTCTTACTGACAAAAAGGTTACTCTTGTAGTACAg GGATACTTTTCACCAATTGCGATCAAATATGCTAGCAATCACCAGGAAAAGCTAAACGGTCTTATACTTCTCAATCCACCA CTGACAATGCAACATGCCGATCTACCATCAACCTTATCAGTCCTGAGCAACTTTTTGTTGGGCGAAATATTTTGTCAG GACCCTCTTAGAGCTAGTGATAAAACAATGCTGAGTTGTGGTCCTTACCAAATAAAAGAAGATGTGGCGATGGTTTACAGAAGACCTTATCTCACATCTGGTTCTGCAGGATTTGCATTAAATGCAATAAGCAAGGCAATGAAGAAGCAACTTAAG GGCTATGTTGAGGACTCAAGAGCAATACTTATGGACAATAACTGGACAGTCCAAACAACAGTTTGCTGGGGACAAAGAGACCGCTGGTTAAGCTTTGATGGTGTAGAAGATTTCTGCAAAGAGTCAAAGCATCGGTTGGTTGAACTTCCTATG TCAGGACATCACGTTCAGGAGGACAGTGGTGAAGAATTAGGTCAACTCATTGCTGGAATTGTTGGAAAAAGAAGCAGCATTTTGTGA
- the LOC104117126 gene encoding uncharacterized protein isoform X3, with translation MELREGRNFCDSVADRAAITTTSICWMLLFQLGTDFLLAEVKAHPVSGTGEKAKDPLFGLTMGGGSQASTDLFRWFCVESGSTDNSTIVLVHGLPSQAYSYRKILPILEKNYHAIAFDWLGFGFSDKPQPRYGFDYTLDEYVASLESILNALTDKKVTLVVQGYFSPIAIKYASNHQEKLNGLILLNPPLTMQHADLPSTLSVLSNFLLGEIFCQDPLRASDKTMLSCGPYQIKEDVAMVYRRPYLTSGSAGFALNAISKAMKKQLKGYVEDSRAILMDNNWTVQTTVCWGQRDRWLSFDGVEDFCKESKHRLVELPMSGHHVQEDSGEELGQLIAGIVGKRSSIL, from the exons ATGGAGCTCAGGGAAGGAAGAAACTTTTGCGATTCCGTTGCCGATCGAGCAGCGATAACAACGAC GAGTATTTGCTGGATGCTCCTGTTTCAGTTGGGGACGGATTTTCTTTTAGCGGAG GTGAAAGCTCATCCTGTATCTGGGACTGGGGAGAAGGCAAAAGATCCTCTTTTTGGACTTACAATGGGTGGGGGTTCACAGGCCTCAACTGATCTTTTCAG ATGGTTTTGTGTAGAGAGCGGAAGCACTGACAATTCTACCATTGTATTAGTCCACGGATTACCCTCACAG GCATACTCTTACCGCAAAATTCTTCCCATTcttgagaagaactatcatgctATAGCATTTGATTGGCTGG GATTTGGATTCTCAGATAAGCCCCAACCAAGATACGGATTTGACTACACATTGGATG AGTATGTGGCATCCTTGGAATCTATTCTCAATGCTCTTACTGACAAAAAGGTTACTCTTGTAGTACAg GGATACTTTTCACCAATTGCGATCAAATATGCTAGCAATCACCAGGAAAAGCTAAACGGTCTTATACTTCTCAATCCACCA CTGACAATGCAACATGCCGATCTACCATCAACCTTATCAGTCCTGAGCAACTTTTTGTTGGGCGAAATATTTTGTCAG GACCCTCTTAGAGCTAGTGATAAAACAATGCTGAGTTGTGGTCCTTACCAAATAAAAGAAGATGTGGCGATGGTTTACAGAAGACCTTATCTCACATCTGGTTCTGCAGGATTTGCATTAAATGCAATAAGCAAGGCAATGAAGAAGCAACTTAAG GGCTATGTTGAGGACTCAAGAGCAATACTTATGGACAATAACTGGACAGTCCAAACAACAGTTTGCTGGGGACAAAGAGACCGCTGGTTAAGCTTTGATGGTGTAGAAGATTTCTGCAAAGAGTCAAAGCATCGGTTGGTTGAACTTCCTATG TCAGGACATCACGTTCAGGAGGACAGTGGTGAAGAATTAGGTCAACTCATTGCTGGAATTGTTGGAAAAAGAAGCAGCATTTTGTGA
- the LOC104117127 gene encoding uncharacterized protein, translating to MALLTSGTKRKKSLAWTCLIPCAILLSAAFFIGSAFLVTECKEKILGWQLIESFRMTKPSTCEDECRPEGSERLPRGIVAKTSDLEMHPLWGPPNKKKSKSPMSLLAMAVGIKQKQNVNEIVKKFPETDFVIMLFHYDGIVDEWKDLEWSSTAIHISAINQTKWWFAKRFLHPDVVAEYAYIFLWDEDLGVENFNAGRYLSIVKEEGLQISQPAIDADISEIHHQLTAREKGSRVHRRAINIKGPGRRCYEDSPEPPCTGWVEMMAPVFSRASWRCSWYIIQNDFVHAWGVDFQLGYCAQGNRTANVGVVDSEYLVHYGLPTLGGTENEKSSLAQEITLQKESLSNEGQTGLPESHPSDARNAVRKQSLVELERFKNRWKKAVREDQCWVDPFQQPVKQKSD from the exons ATGGCTTTATTAACTTCTGGTACTAAGAGAAAAAAATCGTTAGCATGGACTTGCCTAATACCTTGTGCAATCCTGCTTTCCGCTGCTTTCTTTATAGGAAGCGCCTTCCTTGTCACTGAATGTAAAGAG AAAATTTTAGGATGGCAATTGATTGAATCCTTCAGAATGACAAAACCTAGTACGTGTGAG GATGAGTGCAGGCCTGAAGGAAGCGAGAGACTGCCACGAGGTATTGTGGCTAAGACCTCTGATTTAGAAATGCATCCGCTTTGGGGTCCCCCCAATAAAAAG AAATCAAAATCACCAATGAGCTTACTAGCTATGGCAGTTGGAATAAAGCAGAAACAGAATGTCAATGAAATTGTTAAGAAG TTTCCAGAGACTGATTTTGTCATTATGCTTTTTCATTATGATGGTATCGTGGATGAATGGAAAGATCTAGAATGGAGTAGTACTGCTATTCACATCTCTGCTATTAATCAAACTAAATG GTGGTTTGCCAAGAGGTTCTTACACCCAGATGTTGTTGCAGAGTATGCTTACATATTCCTGTGGGATGAAGATCTTGGAGTTGAAAACTTCAATGCTGGACG ATATTTATCAATAGTAAAAGAAGAGGGTCTTCAGATATCACAGCCAGCAATTGATGCAGATATATCAGAAATTCATCACCAACTTACAGCACGAGAAAAGGGGTCAAGAGTGCACAG GAGGGCGATAAACATAAAGGGTCCAGGAAGGAGGTGCTACGAAGACAGTCCTGAACCTCCATGCACTGG GTGGGTGGAAATGATGGCTCCTGTTTTCTCAAGGGCATCCTGGCGTTGTTCGTGGTACATAATTCAG AATGACTTCGTTCATGCATGGGGGGTGGACTTTCAGCTTGGATATTGTGCACAG GGGAACAGAACCGCAAACGTTGGGGTTGTTGACTCAGAATATTTAGTTCACTATGGTCTTCCGACACTAGGTGGTACAGAAAATGAG AAGAGTAGTTTAGCACAAGAGATAACTCTTCAAAAGGAAAGCTTGTCGAACGAAGGGCAAACA GGACTGCCGGAATCTCATCCGTCTGATGCAAGAAATGCT GTGCGGAAACAATCTCTTGTCGAATTAGAAAGATTCAAGAATAGATGGAAAAAGGCTGTCAGAGAAGACCAATGTTGGGTCGATCCCTTTCAGCAGCCTGTGAAACAAAAAAGTGACTGA